One window of Mycoplasma cottewii genomic DNA carries:
- a CDS encoding thymidine kinase, translating into MNDINEVEMSCSNNKLGWIELITGCMFAGKTEEFIRRLKIMSYAKKKVVVFKPGLDQRYSKQCVASHSGTMLESNIVQKSDDIRKIVEQENLIKKVEVVGIDEVQFLDEGVVDLIDELADQGIIVIVNGLDKDFRSEPFKNVDKLLAIAEFVTKLRARCHICGNFANRSQRIVNGEPAKWDSPLILVDGKESYEARCRTCYVLPKKGD; encoded by the coding sequence ATGAATGATATAAATGAAGTTGAAATGAGTTGTTCAAACAACAAATTGGGTTGAATAGAACTGATTACAGGATGCATGTTTGCAGGTAAAACTGAAGAGTTTATAAGAAGATTAAAAATCATGTCTTATGCTAAGAAAAAAGTTGTTGTTTTCAAACCAGGACTAGATCAACGTTATTCAAAACAATGTGTAGCTTCACATAGCGGAACAATGTTAGAATCTAATATTGTTCAAAAAAGTGATGATATTAGAAAAATAGTTGAACAAGAAAATTTAATTAAAAAGGTTGAAGTTGTTGGTATAGATGAAGTACAATTTTTAGATGAAGGTGTAGTTGACTTAATCGACGAATTAGCAGATCAAGGAATCATTGTTATAGTTAATGGACTTGATAAAGATTTTAGATCTGAACCATTTAAAAATGTAGATAAACTTTTAGCAATAGCTGAGTTTGTTACAAAACTAAGAGCAAGATGTCATATATGTGGTAATTTTGCTAATAGATCTCAAAGAATTGTTAATGGAGAACCAGCCAAATGAGATTCACCGCTAATTTTAGTTGATGGAAAAGAAAGTTATGAAGCAAGATGTAGAACTTGTTATGTATTACCTAAAAAAGGAGACTAA